Part of the Musa acuminata AAA Group cultivar baxijiao chromosome BXJ3-10, Cavendish_Baxijiao_AAA, whole genome shotgun sequence genome, AAAAATCAGCACAAATCTTGTCATGAGTAGGAACATATAAATGAACATACCTCAtggagaaaaaataaaagaacagaCAATATTGCATATTAAGGAGCAATCATTATTTAGTTTCACCGAGTTATTAATCTCTCTCTGTCTCCCTATCCCTCTATGTTTATACGTTTTCTGTGTCATATTCAAACAACATCAATAGGAAACAGaaacaaacaaaaacaagaacTAAAACAACGGATCTCACTTGTCATCGAGCGTCTTAAGCTCGTCCTCGATCCTCTTTCTCATGCGATCAAGAACCGCAGTGTCCATCTCCAGCACCGAGGCGACAGCGAGGGACTCGTATAGGGAGGCCATGTCTATCGAACAAGCATGCAATAACATCAGGACCGCGAATGGaaggaagagagaaagggcaCAAATGGTGGATGTCGTCGTCATCGTTACCACGGGTCTTGACGGCATCGAGAACCTCATCACGGAGGCGGACCTTCTCGATGTCGTCGACGTCGGGGTGGGTGAGGAGGAAGAGCTTGTGGGCGAGGGCGATATGCTGTTGCTGAGTGCCGTCTTGCGCTTCCATTGCTCACGCACGCTGTCTTCTTTTCCTGCGTCGCTTCGTTTCCGCTTCGGTTTTATAGGGTTTCCGCCCTGGCTTAACGGGCGCGGCTCGTTTGTCCACGAAGCCCTGAATCCGAACTCGGAGCCTAACTGACCCGAATCCGAATCAACGATCGGGGTTTGGGTTTGGGTTTGGGTGGGCTCAACCTCGGTTCGGTTTTCCTATTAAGAATAAAATAATTCCAACGGGTGAAAATTAACCTAAAAGACTTAGTACTCTTACGTAGGTTTTATTTACCAACTCAAAATATCTTGTATTATATCTAACCATTTAATCTGAATTTAGTCCTATCCAAAATAGAAGATCGTTGAATATTTGAAGAAGAAATTTATTTGAAGGCGAAAAATATCTATACCTCATATTCTTTTATCCCATAATCATATCATTTATCTCTTTTCATTGTGTTTTGATGTGAGGACTTTCAATACGTTTCAAGATcttaattattatcaatttttatatttaaaaataattaaattatatattagttgttttatttttatagatatagtatatatatagacGAGACGTTTTGGGATGCATCAAAtgctttaattattttcttatcaTAAGTAGATGCATTGAAAGAAGACGATGTATTAATCACttggtatatatttttatttttgatagatACATCATGCACAAACAATATGTTGGGAGAAGTAATATATACTTGGATTATCTTTTTAAACCAAGAAAAGGTATTATGCataaattgaatattttttattgcatcaagtgttttcgatacttttttatTGCATAAATTGAATAAGACACCTTAGGTTGAATGGAGCactttaatttttttctatattGGGCATAAATGAACACACTTTAAATGTCACCGGcccaataaaatattatatacatttatattgtATCTtttaatacaagtgataaatgggCCGCATTGGGCTATATGGACCTAACCCGAGTTGGTAAGGCTAAATTAACTCAACCCGAGCCGATCGAGCAAATTGACTTGACCCATGGTCGGGCTAAATCGACTGAACTTGAGCTGGTCGATCATATTTGACCTAATCTAGGTTGGAGGGTCAAAACTGACCCGACCGAGTTGATCGGGCAAATTGATCCAACTTAGGTTGGTTGGTTTAGTCAAATTGACCCAAGCAAAATTACTTGACTAGGGCAGAAGAAAACCCTTTTATACAATTGTATCTTAATATTAAACACATGTAGTTAATTAGGACAACAGTAAAAGCCCAGACTTCCGAAATGGAAATGGTGTCTTTGGTTAAGACTCTTTAAACGAAGGAGATATTACTAATGAGTATGTATGCTTGTGTTGATAACTCATGTAACATAAAAAAAAGAGGCTTGGCATGATGGTAAATAGatttatacaaaataaaaaaaaaataaaagattgagCTTAAAAGGGTgtaaagataattttattttaataaaaggaCATTTATTATCTTTAGGATGTAACTTCTTTGACTTGCTGCTTTGTAAATCACTTTGATACAAATATTCTTCTTTTCCGATGCAGATGTGCACATCACTGAGAAGAAAATTGTCATCAGGGATGAAAGAATGAGAAGGAGAATCTGAAGAAAGAGCAAATGCGGCAGAAGACAGAGACTATACCCACAACTGCTCCATTGATTAAAGGACATTTTTTGACATTCCGAGATGCATGTACAGAAACAGGAAACTAAGGCGATGTTACGAGAGGAAAGACACTATCTCCGTGACGACAAGTTCATTGAACACTGATGTCAACGACCTTGCTTGAAGGTGAAGCCTTTGGAATTGTCACATAGAGCACCCCATCCTTCACCTCTGCCTTGATCTTTTCCAGGTCGATGGTATCGGGCAATGCGATCCTACTGTTATATCGACCATAGCTCTTGGCAGAccattcttcttcctccccttcttttattTCCTTGGGCAGTTTCTCTGCCTTGATGACCAGCATTCTTTCCTCCACCCacaccttgacatcattcttggtcATGCCGGGCATGTCGAACCTCATCTTGTACACACCTTCCCCCTCTTTGATCTCCCATGGAGTCCTTCCCCTCCTATAACCGCCCCCAAATTCCTCACCACCCACGGAAGGTGATGATGTGACACTGTAACCAAGGGGATCATCCATGATTCTCTCCATTGTCTCCATCATTTGCTGTACTGTTCTCGCGGTAGGAAATCGGTCCCACAGTCCTGAAATTTACATACGTCAACAGCCAATACCAATTCCCTTCACAATGTATAACTAATCCAATCAAGAATTGTCAGAATGTAAAGGAACAAAGACCAGCTGGtagaatgaaaagaaaagaaatcaataGTTTAAAGCTCATACACAATGAGTCCTTTCCCAAGGAATTTACTAGAAATTGATGGTGTTAAAGCTCATAAACATAGTGTTAAAGAAATCAATAAAATTCTACATTTACTAGTTACACAATTAAAATCATTTATCATATGCCTCTCTTACCCAATCTCTAACAAAGAATATGTATGCATTCTGAGCTTCCACCATACATACCCAATTCGAATCATTTATCCGATAGAAGATTTTTCATTTTCTTGTCAGCATGCATTATGAGTTCTTCATTTGAGCTTCCACCATGCATACCCAATTCAAATGATTTATCAGATAGAActtcaatttttttcattttcaagtGAGTCTGCGATGGATGACGAGTCTTCAGATCTTAATTGTCTGCTtcaatcagtttttttttttctcccactTGTATGGTGAATTTGAGAGTGATGGCATATCCAATTTCTCTTCCAAGATAATTGCTACTTTTTCTCCAAGACACAATAGACAGAGCAGAAACGCATGGAATAGATGCTGAAAGACAGAGTAGTTGAGTGAATACCATAAAGAGGAAGCTGACTGCAAACTAGAAAGATAAAGAGGGAGATGACAGTGTAGATAACTTTTTCCCTAAAGGGAATTTTACGATCAGCACTCTGAACTTCAGGCAAGAATGCTAGGAATGGCCTAACAAGATGGAGCACTCTGAACCCTCCTGCCATTTTCCTGTACGTGAACCCATAAACAATTTGCTAAGACAGAATAATAAATTGATCCAAAACATATGCACATTGGTTTAAAGGAACAATATGAACTTTCTTTATGCTCTAGTACATCAACAATCAAAAGATAAGGAACACATGCTACACATCTAAACAATGAAAACAGATAATAATACAATCCAAGATTTGGGTAAACCAGGACATCTACTCAACATTGCGATTTAGAAACTTCAGTGAGAAAAACTATCACTGACTCGATCAGCTGGAAAGGTGGAGGAAAGCATATGATGTAATAAAAGGACTGGTTTACTGAGCTGTAAACTTTatgaattttcaaaaattatttcaaataaaacATAATAACGTCACCAACCAAACATTTTTAGCAATCACTTTCTTGCATTACAAATGATCTTTACTATAAATCCACAACATACGCAGTAAAGAAAGGCTTGAAATTTGATATAGGCATCTGTACAAACATGTTTCATCACATTAGAGAAACTGACTATTCAAGTCAAAATGCTGCATAAACTGACTTATAATAACATTGAATGATTAAGACAATGCGAACAATTCTACCCACAAAGAATGAGGACTACTATATAATTGTAAATTTTAAGCAAGCATCGATCTACACGTATACTGATTCAAACTTCGGAAGGCTCCACATGAAACAATAGATCGTCCAGAAGATAACCAAAACGTCCAAAAATAGGCAGCAATGTCAAATCAGAGCACCTAAGAACAGAAAACCCTAGAAGTGTTCGTTAGTTCCTAAAACATCTCATTCAAATCCATAATTCAACTCCGCTCTTGTGATCAAGCCGTGGATCTTATAGCGATCCAGACTGCACGCCTCCAGCGCAAAACGGGACACCATCTTAGGTCGAAACCAGACCGAAAGAAACTGCAAATGAAAAGAACGCGAGATTAAAGAGTACAGTACCTCTTCTCCGTACCCTGCTTGTTTCAGGGTTGGGGTCTCGTTCTCGTATCCTTCGCCCCGGTTACTTCTGCCTTGGGACGAGGAGAGGAGCCGAGTGAGATGTGGATCAGCTCTACTTCCCTTTGCATTTATAGCATGAACAGCGGATGCGGGTTTAGCTCTTTCCACGCCCCGGTAACCCGTTATAAGAAGCAAGTAATGAggcgtgttttttttttttttttgaagtttacTATTTTGAGCCATTCTTACTATTCACAATTTCTTACTATTTATAAattctttaaaataataaaataatatttttttatttataatatttttaattttatttttactcttttcttttctttttcacctATGCACTTATTGACGTCGACTCTTCctgtattttttttgttttatcttcAAATCGTctcaatttattatttattacgtCACTTCAGACTATTaagaaaagaaggaggagaagaattttttttaaaaaaggatTATAGgtaagaagtaaaaaaaaaatattagaattgAGTTATAAAGTAAgggcatatatatttatttataaaggaaTAACTTAAGAATATTATCAATTATTaacataaatttataaataatcaaaAAGGGGTAGTAAATAATAAtccttttttaatattttgttttCTGTCATCATCTCAAATTAGTTGTTGGCTTTCACACTTTACACGCCAAAAGATACCTGACACAGGTAACCACTTTTGTCCACAAAAAGCTGCTCATATATTGTTGGTTTGGTTTTATTGATGCATCCGAAAATTTATAATGTTTTgataaatgataaatattataaGGCAAATTATAATTTCTAATGAAATTAGAAATTCCAAACAGATGAAATCTTCTGATCACAATCGTTGTTTCAAAGATCATGACAGATCCCAATCAATTCCAAGCTTGATGGCTAATATCTAACTCCAATATCTTCCATGGCAACAAGATTTGTGTGTATCTCACCACTGGCAATTTTACAAAGCAAGAAGGCTCATAGAAAGAACTTGTTGCTGTTAAGTAGTTTCTTCCCAAACATTTTCTAACAAGAAAAACAAcctttaaataaataaatcacaaGGTCAACACTGTTCCATTGTAACTAGTTTAGTGACACAAGATAATAGTTCCTTGAGAATAGGATCATAAAGAGTTACAATCTGATAAATGAGAGTTCTGCAACTACAAAAAGTTGTCGAAAGCCAAAATGAGTATCCAGTTACAAGTCTATCACACGAGAAAGCTTCTGGATTCGATTCAATAGGAAGTCCCCTTGCTTGATAGTTGCCTGATAAAGTGCATTTTTGGCATCAGATCGGTTGGTCTCCAAGATACCAGCAACCTTGTCGATCTTGCAATGAAGCTTCCCAATTGCTATGAAGCGAGATAGTTCCCTAAAGATATGTAACTAGTTAAGACATTATTGTTCCGTCAACTTAAAAGAGAGAGAAATTACGTCATAGGCACCAAAAGAAAAAGGTGTCAGAAATTTATGTATAGATGTACATGCTTCTTCCGTAACAACAACTTGTAATATCAGTAAAGTCAATGTTTCCCTAAATTAGATAATATGTTCCTTATAGATACTTACGACGTTATAATGTATTTAGGAATTTAAAATTTTCAGGACCTACAAAACATTGACCACTAACGATTCAGTTAAAGTACTTACTGATCAATGAAACCAATAGATACTCCAAAAGCTGCCGCCATTGCTTCCATAGTCACACTCTTGTAGGATTCAAGGAACTGGGAATAAACTACTGTGCTAACTTCCCTCACGTAGAACCGGAAATGAGGTTGTAGATATCGATCCAACTTTATCTGCTCAGTCAGTCCAGCTGAGAAGCAAGACCAGTAAAGACCACAATCAAACAAGTTATATTTGACCAAAACAAGGCAATTTCGATAGAAATATTAATGAACATGTAAGTTGAAAGTAACTATGATGATAAACCATAGTAAATATATTAAGTATAACCATTATGGTTAGTCAACCTTGTCAAGTGAAGCTATTTAATAGCTAAATGATACTGCAAAAGATAGGATTTGACACAATCATGTCAAAAGGCTGCATATATTAGATTCTAAAGCTAAGCAGTTAACAGGTATAAAGGTATGAACTGTGAAGTAAATTACTGCAGAAAGAATAAGAGGGTGGATGAGTAACAAAACTTGGAAGAGACATGATAGAAAcatgagaaaatatcattttaGGAACTCAAATAACACACAACCATTTAACATCAATCAATCTAAAGATTAATGCTACGACATGAACTTGGGCAAGAACTGTTACACACTTATGTTATGACACTAAGATAACTAGCACAATTATCATGCAAATAAAAAAAGGGAACAAACAAATAGGATCTTTTATTGTTGCATAGGATGGACATGTTTTAAAAAGTTTTGTCTGCTTACAAAATGCAGAGAAAAATGACTTGAAGTGGCAGCCATAGAGGGAGTTAAGAAATTCAGATAGATGTGGTATCTTGCCAATCACTGTAAGGATTTCAGGTGCATCCATAACCTGCCATAtaattcatcaaaatataagccggttgaaaaaacacaaaaaacaaaaaacagagaCTCGTCTTATTTATTGGAATACCTTTTGTTTAAGTGAGACTCTGTCCAACGATATAATGCTTGTAAGGACGGTATAGAAAATGAAGGTATCATAAGAGAATATCTCATCAGTTGTGAAGGTCGATATTGAGTCCAAAAACAAACTGGCTGCTTTCTTAAAGTTCCTGGTAGACATGCAATATAAGCCTTCGTATACTTTCAACCTATTCTTTCTCTCCCAATCACCACCACCTTCAAATAAGCTGCCATGATCATGCCAAGATGAAATAGATTCAGCACAAGCCTTATCAGAAAGTGCATAATGGATTTACTCTTTAACACCAGAAATCAAGAACTTACTTCTTAGCCTTGTCAATTGATTTAGAAATGAGATCAAAATCCATGTAAAAGAAGCCAAGTTGTAAGGTATAGAAGACCAGGTCCATCTTTTGACCAGCAGCAACAGTTTTTTCCTCAGTTGTTTTGAGCTGCTCCAATGCCTTTTCCTGTAAATGGAAAAATGAAATATCATGAGTATAAATGTAACACTTAATATCACAGTGAACCTCAGAAATTTGAAGCCCTGAATACCTTGTCACCAATCCGAATGAAGAACAAGGACTTTGCTAAATGAGCTTCACGTACTTCACTTTCTCCTAGGTTTTCTTCAGCATCGGCAATCCTATTTTGTATCAAAAGTGAAATCTTATTTTTTATGTTACATCATAATTGATAATTTCGTATGACCAAATTATACTATAAGATTATTGCATATTGCCAAGATTCCGCACACCATACGGTGGAGTTAGAAAAGGACAATGATTTCTTTAAAATTCACAGTGAAACCACTCTtatattcattatttattttctccTTTAAACAAATTCAAAGGATAAAACAAGACCGGAAGTAGTTAGAGGTGATACTAAATTTCTTCAAAGCAAGAGATACTATCAGATATATGACAACATTATTTTACATATTAGAGATGTTGTCCCAAATCCCGATTATCATATGAACAATCCTACGTATCAAGACTTAGTGCCCAGATTAAGGCATGAGTCACGGACATAGAGCATACAACCAGAGGACAAAGGGGGTGGGGTCAGGGGCAATGTGCTAGTCTGTGACTCATGCTTTACTAGGTTATGCTTAATAACGAGGTTGTCAATAGAGAAAATTTTAGACAGGTATCCTCAAGAGCTGAACGCCATCCAGTAAGGTGAATAAGACACACAAACTTGAAGCAAACATAAAATACTTATGTAAGATCCATAACCAATTGTACATATTAGATACAAGGTCGGATATCAGGCTTTACCATATGGTACTTCTTGTTAAATCCGAAGCAGACTCAAGCTATTCAGAGCCATCGAAATAATGTAATCATCattgaaaaatatttagatattcTTCATATAAATTAAGTTTTGGCCAAATATAAATCCAAGTATATATTTAGGGTTAGAATTTAACTAGGTCCAAAATCAAATCTAAATCCAATAAGGTTTCTATGTGGGATTTATTTCCGGTCAAGAAGCTTAGTGACACAAATTTCACGAGGTGATTTATGCTAATTGGTTCATATTATTGAGCAACAATAAAcaaattattgaaaaaaatttGTGTGAAGATGAGAATGTTAAGATGGATGTCTAGTATCATAACAAAGGAATAAAAATTATTGCATATGTGAAACATGAGCATCACACATTAATCTAAATAAAGGAATCATTTGATATAATTTGAACATGACCAACGGAAACTTGAAAATGCAAAGGCAAGGCAAGGAGACTCAATCTCAATTACAAATACATAGGAATCTCTGGATCTCTTTCCATCTTTAGATAATCTAAAACTTAAAACCAGATGACATATTGAATCACTTACAGTTGACCCTATCCATCTAGAAGTCAAATTCTCGCTTGTATATCAGAACCAATGAAATTACGAAATAGGAACTCAATAATTGCAAAATTCACTTACAGTTGACCCTATCCATCTAGAAGTCAAATTCTCGCTTGTATATCAGAACCAATGAAATTACGAAATAGGAACTCAATAATTGCAAAATTCATCTTCTGCCAAAACCCAATCTCAATAGTAATATCACTGTGCAATGCCCCAGGTCAATTGTTGAGAACAAGGGTATAAATGCTAGTCCATACTGTATTATATATTGGCCGATCAACAAACCAGGATGTTACATCAGTCTGGCGGGCACAATTAAATCCATGGTTGACAACTTATGTATGGCTAGTATCTGTGATATATTCTAACACCAATGGTTAAAGCCAACCATAGAGAGCATCTTTGACATAAAGGATCTGATCTCCATAaaagagaacaaaagaaaaaacaaaaaaaggctaCTTAGATACTTGACCAGATCTACATCAagaaaatcaaaaaattattgtaaaataaggATAATGCACTGTTAACTCGTAAATGTAAATTAAGTGTCTACAAAAAAAATCAGCACAAATCTTGTCATGAGTAGGAACATATAAATGAACATACCTCAtggagaaaaaataaaagaacagaCAATATTGCATATTAAGGAGCAATCATTATTTAGTTTCACCGAGTTATTAATC contains:
- the LOC135650918 gene encoding small heat shock protein, chloroplastic-like, whose translation is MAGGFRVLHLVRPFLAFLPEVQSADRKIPFREKVIYTVISLFIFLVCSQLPLYGLWDRFPTARTVQQMMETMERIMDDPLGYSVTSSPSVGGEEFGGGYRRGRTPWEIKEGEGVYKMRFDMPGMTKNDVKVWVEERMLVIKAEKLPKEIKEGEEEEWSAKSYGRYNSRIALPDTIDLEKIKAEVKDGVLYVTIPKASPSSKVVDISVQ
- the LOC135651661 gene encoding 26S proteasome non-ATPase regulatory subunit 6-like, which produces MEAQDGTQQQHIALAHKLFLLTHPDVDDIEKVRLRDEVLDAVKTRDMASLYESLAVASVLEMDTAVLDRMRKRIEDELKTLDDKIADAEENLGESEVREAHLAKSLFFIRIGDKEKALEQLKTTEEKTVAAGQKMDLVFYTLQLGFFYMDFDLISKSIDKAKNLFEGGGDWERKNRLKVYEGLYCMSTRNFKKAASLFLDSISTFTTDEIFSYDTFIFYTVLTSIISLDRVSLKQKVMDAPEILTVIGKIPHLSEFLNSLYGCHFKSFFSAFSGLTEQIKLDRYLQPHFRFYVREVSTVVYSQFLESYKSVTMEAMAAAFGVSIGFIDQELSRFIAIGKLHCKIDKVAGILETNRSDAKNALYQATIKQGDFLLNRIQKLSRVIDL